In one window of Thermodesulfobacteriota bacterium DNA:
- a CDS encoding YebC/PmpR family DNA-binding transcriptional regulator, which produces MAGHSKWANIKHKKAKSDAKKGKVFTKLVKEIMVAAKSGSDPAGNPRLRLAVEKAKAENLPADNIDRAIKKGAGELENVVYEEGVYEGYGPGGVAVIVNFMTDNRNRTASEVRHAFSRFGGSLGQSGSVAYMFEKRGVFTFDMGSITEEKLMEAALEAGAEDVVTNQDDRVFEVYTEPTEYARVKTAFDQAEVRYSHSDIAMVPKTTVRVEGKSARQVLNLLEELEDLDDVQSVYANFDIPPEEMSSIAS; this is translated from the coding sequence ATGGCAGGGCATTCCAAATGGGCCAACATCAAGCACAAGAAGGCCAAGTCTGACGCGAAGAAGGGCAAGGTCTTCACGAAACTCGTGAAGGAGATCATGGTAGCGGCCAAGAGCGGGAGCGACCCGGCGGGGAACCCCAGGCTCAGGCTCGCGGTCGAGAAGGCCAAGGCAGAGAACCTTCCTGCCGACAATATAGACAGGGCCATAAAGAAGGGTGCGGGCGAGCTCGAAAACGTCGTCTACGAAGAAGGCGTCTACGAGGGCTACGGGCCCGGCGGGGTCGCCGTCATAGTGAACTTCATGACCGACAACAGGAACAGGACCGCTTCCGAGGTGAGGCACGCGTTCTCGCGTTTCGGGGGAAGCCTGGGCCAGAGCGGCTCGGTCGCGTACATGTTTGAAAAAAGGGGCGTCTTCACATTCGACATGGGCTCGATCACTGAAGAAAAGCTCATGGAGGCCGCGCTCGAGGCCGGGGCCGAGGACGTCGTTACTAACCAGGACGACAGGGTCTTCGAGGTGTATACCGAGCCCACTGAATACGCCAGGGTCAAAACGGCTTTTGACCAGGCCGAGGTCCGCTATTCGCATTCCGACATAGCGATGGTGCCGAAGACCACGGTTAGGGTCGAGGGCAAGTCCGCCAGGCAGGTGCTTAACCTCCTTGAGGAGCTGGAGGACCTGGACGACGTCCAGTCCGTGTACGCCAACTTCGACATCCCGCCTGAGGAGATGTCGAGCATCGCCTCCTAA